A section of the Candidatus Zixiibacteriota bacterium genome encodes:
- a CDS encoding T9SS type A sorting domain-containing protein has protein sequence MFIDSANNDFHLQQNSPCIGSGRYGDDRGALPYEPTFIDDNRIRPFAAELSDNYPNPFNFSTTIDYYLSHRVEVAVDIYNILGRKVETLVNNEQSAGHYQVVWQANDKASGVYYYKIQAGGYIEMKKMLFLK, from the coding sequence TTGTTTATCGATTCCGCAAACAACGATTTCCATCTTCAGCAAAACTCGCCATGTATCGGTTCCGGCCGTTACGGCGATGACAGAGGTGCGCTGCCATATGAGCCGACTTTTATCGATGATAATAGAATACGCCCATTCGCCGCTGAGTTGTCAGACAATTATCCCAATCCTTTCAATTTCTCGACAACTATAGATTATTATTTATCTCATCGAGTTGAGGTTGCTGTTGATATTTACAATATCCTTGGCCGTAAAGTGGAAACACTGGTTAATAATGAACAATCGGCAGGTCATTATCAGGTTGTCTGGCAAGCCAATGACAAAGCATCCGGGGTGTATTACTATAAAATTCAGGCAGGCGGTTATATTGAAATGAAGAAAATGCTGTTTTTAAAATGA